Proteins from one Impatiens glandulifera chromosome 2, dImpGla2.1, whole genome shotgun sequence genomic window:
- the LOC124924899 gene encoding probable methyltransferase PMT15, whose protein sequence is MKISKLHYTAALTAVLCSTFYLLGIWQNSFHGVSNSNPISTVQISSTHIPKPLDFTGPTSPENQDPFPLCSSNLTEYTPCEDPTRSFNFPRERLIYVERHCPQKEEILNCRIPAPNGYRRTFRWPESREWVWYANVPHKHLTVDKGGQNWVQLKRDRFRFPGGGTMFRRGADGYIDQIGKFINLKDGSVRTAIDTGCGVASWGAYLMSRGIITMSIAPRDNHEAQVQFALERGVPALLGIFASIRLPFPSRSFDLAHCSRCLIPWHLYEAQYLHRLDRILRPGGYWVLSGPPINWKTHWKSWKLKSADDLKSEQETIESIARNLCWEKLVEKDDIAIWRKPFNHIHCKINNPIPFCQTHDPDSAWYTKMERCITPLPETDDRVKWPERLTAIPGGITEKIFREENEKWKKRLVYYKRHDSQLGEKGRYRNLLDMNSFLGGFAGSMIDDPVWVMNVVPVEVTNFVSSNTLGIIYERGLIGTYQNWCEAMSSYPRTYDFIHADSVFSLYKGRCRMEDIMLEMDRLLRPEGSVIIRDSGDILIHVKTFADRLEWDNMILDSEEGPLDQNRLMFATKINKQQNLGRTRKSGSS, encoded by the exons atgaaaatatcaaaattgcATTACACTGCCGCCTTGACCGCCGTCCTCTGTTCCACATTCTACCTCTTAGGTATTTGGCAGAACAGTTTTCACGGCGTCTCAAACTCAAACCCCATCTCCACCGTCCAAATCTCCTCCACCCACATTCCCAAACCGCTCGATTTCACCGGACCCACCTCGCCGGAAAATCAAGATCCCTTCCCTTTATGCTCCTCTAATTTAACCGAATACACTCCCTGCGAGGACCCAACTCGATCCTTCAATTTCCCTAGAGAGAGACTCATTTACGTAGAAAGACACTGTCCTCAGAAAGAAGAAATCTTGAATTGTAGAATTCCGGCGCCAAATGGATACCGGAGAACATTCCGATGGCCGGAAAGTAGGGAATGGGTGTGGTACGCCAATGTGCCACATAAACATTTGACGGTTGATAAAGGTGGACAGAACTGGGTCCAGCTTAAACGGGATCGGTTTAGATTTCCCGGCGGAGGGACGATGTTCCGACGAGGCGCCGACGGGTATATTGATCAAATTGGGAAGTTTATTAATCTAAAAGATGGGTCTGTTCGTACTGCCATAGATACCGGCTGCGGG GTTGCTAGTTGGGGTGCATATCTAATGTCAAGAGGGATCATAACCATGTCAATTGCACCAAGAGATAATCATGAAGCTCAAGTCCAGTTTGCTTTGGAAAGAGGAGTACCGGCTTTGCTAGGGATATTTGCATCAATCCGATTACCATTTCCTTCTCGATCATTCGATTTAGCCCATTGTTCGCGATGTCTCATTCCTTGGCACCTCTACG AAGCCCAA tatttaca CAGATTGGATCGCATATTACGACCGGGCGGTTATTGGGTTCTATCCGGGCCGCCGATAAATTGGAAAACTCACTGGAAAAGCTGGAAGCTGAAGAGCGCCGATGATCTGAAGTCCGAACAGGAAACCATCGAGAGTATCGCAAGAAACCTATGTTGGGAGAAGTTAGTTGAGAAAGACGATATAGCCATTTGGCGAAAACCATTCAATCATATTCACTGCAAGATCAACAATCCAATCCCGTTTTGCCAAACCCATGACCCAGATTCAGCATG GTACACGAAGATGGAGAGATGTATAACTCCACTGCCTGAGACTGATGATAGGGTCAAATGGCCGGAGAGATTGACTGCAATCCCAGGTGGGATAACAGAGAAGATATTCAGGGAGGAGAATGAGAAATGGAAGAAGAGATTGGTTTATTATAAGAGACATGATTCTCAATTAGGTGAGAAAGGAAGGTATAGAAATTTACTGGATATGAACTCTTTCTTGGGAGGATTTGCAGGTTCTATGATTGATGATCCAGTTTGGGTTATGAATGTTGTTCCTGTTGAGGTTACCAATTTTGTTAGTAGCAACACTCTTGGAATTATATATGAACGTGGATTGATTGGAACCTATCAGAATTGGTGTGAAGCCATGTCTAGTTATCCAAGAACATATGATTTCATTCATGCTGATTCGGTTTTCAGTCTTTACAAAGGAAG GTGTAGAATGGAGGATATCATGTTGGAAATGGACAGACTTTTGAGGCCTGAGGGCAGTGTGATTATAAGAGATAGTGGGGATATTTTGATACATGTGAAGACTTTTGCAGATAGGCTTGAGTGGGATAACATGATTTTAGATAGTGAAGAAGGACCACTAGACCAAAACAGGCTTATGTTTGCCACCaaaatcaacaaacaacaaaacTTGGGAAGAACAAGAAAATCTGGTTCTAGTTGA